From Rhodamnia argentea isolate NSW1041297 chromosome 10, ASM2092103v1, whole genome shotgun sequence, a single genomic window includes:
- the LOC115735012 gene encoding probable 2-oxoglutarate-dependent dioxygenase SLC1, translating to MKMADFDFNHHESQSRRYCRASWIPSMGAVTDQGPTPTETQFQHGVKHLHESGLQRLPTKYVLPLQDRPKPEPTEPSLKLPVVDLAQLRGPARQGVITSIADACKRYGFFQVVNHGVTRGAAEGVMDVGRGFFGMPFEERAKYMSADMSGPVRCGTSFNQRKDDVFCWRDFLKLTCQPMPDVLTHWPASPADLRKVAATYAKETRDLFLVLMEAILEGLHASDTVETKKNMKPEEEGGEEDDGDIMEKLKNGSQLMVVNYFPPCPEPDLTLGLPPHSDYGFLTLLLQDEVEGLQIQFQENWVTVEPIENGLVVNLGDHLEIFSNGRYKSVLHRVLVNSERSRISVASLHSLPNECMVRPSPKLIDRANPRRYKDTDFGSFLEYISSRESKKKNFLETRKLT from the exons ATGAAAATGGCTGATTTTGACTTTAATCATCATGAATCACAGTCTCGGAGATATTGCAGAGCTTCCTGGATCCCTTCAATGGGCGCGGTCACAGATCAGGGACCGACACCGACCGAGACCCAATTCCAGCACGGCGTGAAGCATCTCCACGAGAGCGGCCTCCAAAGGCTGCCCACCAAGTACGTACTGCCCCTCCAAGACCGGCCGAAGCCCGAGCCCACCGAGCCAAGCCTGAAGCTCCCCGTCGTCGACCTCGCACAGCTGCGGGGCCCAGCCCGTCAGGGTGTCATCACCTCCATCGCCGACGCGTGCAAGAGGTACGGCTTCTTCCAGGTGGTCAACCACGGGGTCACAAGGGGTGCGGCGGAGGGCGTCATGGACGTGGGGCGAGGGTTCTTCGGGATGCCCTTCGAGGAGAGGGCCAAGTACATGTCGGCCGACATGTCCGGGCCGGTCCGCTGCGGGACGAGCTTCAACCAGCGGAAGGACGATGTGTTCTGCTGGAGGGATTTCCTGAAGCTGACGTGCCAGCCCATGCCGGACGTGCTCACGCACTGGCCTGCTTCCCCAGCTGACCTTAG GAAAGTGGCGGCTACCTACGCGAAAGAGACCCGAGACTTGTTTCTGGTGCTGATGGAGGCCATCTTGGAAGGCCTGCATGCGTCCGACACAGTGGAGACGAAGAAGAATATGAAaccagaggaagaaggaggagaagaagatgatggcgaTATCATGGAGAAGTTAAAAAATGGAAGCCAACTCATGGTGGTGAACTATTTCCCGCCATGCCCGGAGCCCGACTTGACGCTTGGGTTGCCTCCGCACTCCGACTATGGCTTCCTCACCCTCCTTCTCCAAGACGAAGTTGAAGGCCTGCAGATTCAGTTCCAAGAGAACTGGGTCACCGTGGAGCCCATCGAGAACGGGCTCGTCGTCAACTTGGGCGACCATTTGGAG ATTTTCAGCAATGGGAGGTACAAGAGCGTTCTACACAGAGTCCTCGTCAACTCTGAGAGATCTCGAATCTCAGTGGCTTCCTTGCACAGCCTTCCTAACGAGTGCATGGTGAGGCCGTCGCCGAAGCTCATCGACCGAGCGAACCCGCGGCGGTACAAGGACACCGACTTCGGAAGCTTTCTCGAGTACATATCGTCTCGCGagtcgaagaagaagaatttccTGGAGACCCGGAAGTTGACTTGA